The Xenopus tropicalis strain Nigerian chromosome 7, UCB_Xtro_10.0, whole genome shotgun sequence genome includes a region encoding these proteins:
- the vsig2 gene encoding V-set and immunoglobulin domain-containing protein 2, whose translation MFQRYLLVFSIGLIFFKDAVITVDVTIPENTVVGKTGSNVILPCIYSSTPGSQFVLEWKFAPGKTAPSDGRQIYYYSNGQTYKPGSQSERLSISATPPVTGIASIHLNNIISSDSGSYVCEVNNPPDFSGTGSGIVKLIVQVPPSTPTCQLNGKAIAGSDVTLMCSSAEGYPTPVYSWTFAGSKVSSFPSMLENEISGSLLITNISQANSGTYQCLATNDQGTATCDLTVSVTTAADAGTIAGVVVGVLLAILLIVAVAIYILCYRRKQKKAPKPDYPGNEIREDAMSPGMREGRRSSQTDSYLLNNAATRHESMVV comes from the exons ATGTTTCAAAGATATCTGCTAgttttttcaattggtctcatTTTCTTCAAAG ATGCTGTTATTACGGTGGATGTCACTATTCCAGAAAACACTGTGGTAGGAAAAACTGGTTCAAATGTAATCTTACCCTGTATATACAGTTCTACCCCTGGTTCTCAGTTTGTTCTTGAATGGAAGTTTGCACCGGGAAAAACAGCACCATCAGATGGACGCCAG atTTATTACTATTCCAATGGACAAACCTACAAACCTGGATCTCAGTCTGAAAGACTAAGTATTTCAGCGACTCCACCAGTTACAGGAATTGCATCAATTCACCTAAATAATATTATATCATCTGACAGTGGTTCCTATGTGTGTGAAGTAAACAATCCCCCAGATTTCAGTGGCACTGGCTCAGGAATTGTGAAACTCATAGTTCAAG TTCCCCCATCCACCCCAACATGCCAGTTGAATGGGAAAGCCATAGCAGGAAGCGATGTGACATTGATGTGCAGTTCCGCTGAAGGTTACCCAACTCCAGTTTATTCATGGACTTTTGCAGGATCCAAGGTATCATCCTTTCCTAGCATGTTGGAAA ATGAAATAAGCGGAAGCCTCCTTATCACCAACATTTCACAGGCCAATTCCGGAACATACCAGTGCTTGGCAACAAATGACCAGGGGACAGCAACATGTGACTTGACAGTTTCTGTTACAA ccgCTGCTGATGCCGGAACAATAGCAGGTGTTGTCGTAGGAGTTCTGTTGGCAATACTGTTGATTGTAGCTGTagccatttatattttatgctATAGAAGAAAACAGAAGAAGGCTCCGAAACCTGATTACCCTGGAAATGAAATAAG GGAAGACGCAATGTCACCAGGAATGCGTGAGGGGAGAAGATCCAGCCAAACAGACTCATACCTTTTAAATAATGCAGCAACAAGGCATGAAAGCATGGTTGTTTAA